The following are from one region of the Capsicum annuum cultivar UCD-10X-F1 chromosome 1, UCD10Xv1.1, whole genome shotgun sequence genome:
- the LOC107876007 gene encoding 60S ribosomal protein L10a-1 — MSKLQSEALREAISVIKNDANEKKRKFTETIELQIGLKNYDPQKDKRFSGSVKLPHIPRPKMKICMLGDAQHVGEAEKIGLEYMDVEGLKKLNKNKKLVKKLAKKYHAFLASEAVIKQIPRLLGPGLNKAGKFPTLVSHQESLESKVNETKATIKFQLKKVLCMGVAVGNMDMEEKQIFQNVQMSVNFLVSLLKKNWQNVRCLYLKSTMGKTQRIF; from the exons ATGAG TAAGCTTCAGAGTGAAGCCCTAAGAGAAGCCATCTCCGTGATTAAGAATGATGCAAATGAGAAGAAAAGGAAGTTCACTGAAACCATTGAGCTTCAGATTGGGCTGAAAAACTATGATCCTCAAAAGGACAAGCGTTTCAGTGGTTCAGTTAAGTTGCCACACATTCCTCGCCCTAAGATGAAGATTTGCATGCTTGGAGATGCTCAGCATGTGGGAGAG GCAGAAAAGATTGGCTTGGAGTACATGGACGTGGAAGGCCTGAAGAAGCTTAACAAGAACAAGAAGTTGGTTAAGAAGCTTGCAAAGAAATACCATGCTTTCCTTGCATCAGAAGCTGTAATCAAGCAGATCCCCCGTCTCTTGGGGCCTGGTTTGAACAAGGCAG GTAAGTTTCCTACCCTTGTTTCCCACCAGGAATCACTTGAGTCTAAAGTTAACGAGACCAAGGCCACTATTAAATTCCAGTTGAAGAAGGTGCTTTGCATGGGAGTTGCCGTAGGTAATATGGATATGGAGGAGAAACAAATCTTCCAGAACGTGCAGATGAGTGTCAACTTTCTAGTGTCCCTGCTAAAGAAGAATTGGCAAAAT GTCAGATGCTTGTACTTGAAGAGTACCATGGGAAAGACTCAACGCATATTCTAA